In Flavobacterium sp., a single window of DNA contains:
- a CDS encoding TonB-dependent receptor, whose amino-acid sequence MKKSNKLLYGNYQEIKFNLKTLLTVLFLIVTVVKVNAASSTENEKKSEIINKESEADITIKGIVLDELGQPMIGVTILPKGSSRGTTTDFDGSYTIVVPAATEALLFSYVGYETKEVAIAGQTTIKVSLVPSSKSLNEVVIVGYGTQKKKNVLGAISSVKGETLTLSSAPSVLTALQGKVAGLQIAQNSAQPGGGFNIQIRGAGSINASNDPLIVIDGFPVTNLEQPGTGNRYNGGTQSILNSFNPNDIESIEVLKDASSTAIYGARAANGVILITTKKGKEGDVRVDYSGSYSYQAYNNAYEVLDLKEWMQLRNEAAKENWEFINKVYPYSPKTLEEANAAPVNGIPYKRLYSDEQIRNAGRGTDWLGLVTRDGMIEQNNLSLRGGTKTTKYFLSGNLFNQEGVIKNSGLKRSTLHFSIDQKLTDYINFGMNMTKSRIKNQNSQLGGDQFENSGIIRSAIQQSPEILAIDELGNYPINPDNALEPNPYSLLTISDEGVIDRTLTNFYAEIKPITGLTARFQAGFDQGNSKRSTYLPRTTLYGALENGKATINSQEKNDDLFDFTLNYTTKIMEDNTFGLMVGYSQQTYRTEAATLGNSNFITDAFLWNNINAGAGTKVTASSKSENNFVSYFTRFNYSYKDKYMLTSTIRRDGASVFAKNNKYGLFPSIAVGWDVSQESFMRKINDYVSQLKLRFGYGQTGNASIGGSAFGAFYAQPAYLNPDESIIIGVFPSRLENPDLKWETTTEKNLGLDFEILNRRVSGSVEVYDRVVSDLLTLKPINSYQEINTVWANIGSTQSKGVEVTLTTKNIDSPDLKWNTTFTYSQFRTNWKERAPDWKPSVYMNYNDPVRAQYSQIADGVMQIGEVVPAQPDLYPGQIKIKDLNGFVRDANGNPVTDENGVFLRTGAPDGKIDEADTVLLGSSDPDFVAGLSNTIIWKNFQLNFQFNGMFGRKIVDQTDFAYGVTAVGVAQNGRNAIRSIYDRWTPDNPTNTRPGSHFGYTQYGSGDFFLQDASFVRLQSVSLSYNFPKKWFGKYMQGAAIRLDGQNLFTITKYDGIDPETDGYAAAYPNVKTYTVGIDLKF is encoded by the coding sequence ATGAAAAAAAGTAACAAGTTACTATACGGTAACTATCAGGAAATAAAATTTAATTTAAAGACATTACTCACGGTCTTATTTCTGATAGTAACTGTTGTAAAAGTAAATGCGGCTTCTTCTACAGAAAACGAGAAAAAGTCAGAAATAATAAATAAAGAGTCAGAAGCAGATATTACAATTAAAGGAATTGTTTTAGATGAATTGGGACAGCCAATGATTGGAGTTACCATTTTGCCAAAAGGATCTTCAAGAGGAACAACAACAGATTTTGACGGAAGTTATACAATCGTAGTTCCTGCTGCTACAGAAGCACTTTTGTTTTCTTATGTAGGTTACGAAACAAAAGAAGTTGCAATAGCAGGCCAAACTACAATTAAAGTTTCATTAGTTCCATCGTCAAAAAGCTTAAATGAGGTAGTTATTGTAGGTTATGGAACTCAAAAGAAGAAAAATGTATTAGGCGCAATTTCTTCAGTAAAAGGAGAAACGCTGACTTTATCTTCTGCACCTTCAGTTTTAACGGCCCTTCAGGGGAAAGTTGCCGGTTTGCAAATTGCTCAAAACAGCGCGCAGCCAGGAGGAGGATTTAATATCCAGATTCGTGGAGCAGGTTCTATTAACGCAAGTAATGATCCTTTAATAGTTATAGACGGATTTCCGGTTACAAATTTAGAACAGCCGGGAACTGGAAATCGCTACAATGGCGGAACGCAAAGTATTTTAAATTCATTTAACCCAAATGATATCGAATCTATTGAGGTTTTAAAAGATGCGAGTTCAACAGCAATTTATGGAGCCAGAGCTGCAAATGGTGTAATCTTAATTACGACCAAAAAAGGAAAAGAAGGCGATGTAAGAGTGGATTATTCAGGTTCTTATTCTTATCAGGCTTATAATAATGCGTATGAAGTTTTAGATTTAAAAGAATGGATGCAGTTAAGAAACGAAGCTGCAAAAGAAAACTGGGAGTTTATTAATAAAGTGTATCCGTATTCACCAAAAACTCTGGAAGAAGCAAATGCTGCTCCGGTAAACGGAATTCCGTACAAAAGACTTTATTCTGATGAGCAAATCAGAAACGCAGGAAGAGGAACAGACTGGCTTGGACTTGTAACGAGAGACGGAATGATCGAACAAAATAACCTTTCGCTGCGTGGAGGAACAAAAACTACAAAATACTTTTTATCAGGAAACTTATTCAATCAGGAAGGAGTTATTAAAAATTCTGGTTTAAAGAGAAGCACTTTACATTTCAGCATTGATCAAAAACTGACAGATTATATCAATTTTGGTATGAATATGACCAAAAGCCGAATCAAAAATCAAAACTCACAACTTGGCGGCGATCAGTTTGAAAATTCAGGAATCATAAGATCAGCGATACAACAGAGCCCGGAAATTTTAGCCATAGATGAACTAGGAAATTATCCAATAAACCCGGATAATGCTTTAGAACCAAACCCGTATTCATTATTAACCATTTCTGATGAAGGTGTTATCGATCGTACATTAACAAATTTCTATGCAGAGATAAAACCAATTACGGGACTTACAGCAAGATTTCAGGCCGGTTTTGATCAGGGAAATTCAAAAAGAAGTACTTACCTGCCAAGAACTACTTTGTACGGGGCTTTAGAAAATGGTAAAGCAACGATAAATTCTCAGGAAAAAAATGATGATTTGTTTGACTTCACATTAAACTATACAACAAAAATAATGGAAGACAATACTTTTGGTCTGATGGTAGGTTATTCGCAGCAAACTTATAGAACAGAAGCGGCTACATTAGGAAACAGCAATTTTATTACAGATGCTTTTTTATGGAATAATATTAATGCCGGTGCAGGAACAAAAGTTACAGCATCATCAAAATCTGAAAATAATTTTGTGTCTTATTTTACCAGATTCAATTATTCATACAAGGATAAATACATGCTTACATCGACAATTCGTCGTGACGGAGCGAGTGTGTTTGCAAAAAATAATAAATATGGATTGTTTCCGTCAATTGCAGTAGGTTGGGATGTTTCTCAGGAATCATTCATGAGAAAGATAAACGATTATGTTTCTCAGCTTAAACTTAGATTTGGATACGGACAAACAGGTAATGCTTCTATTGGAGGAAGCGCTTTTGGAGCTTTCTACGCACAGCCGGCTTACTTAAATCCAGATGAATCGATAATAATTGGCGTATTCCCTTCAAGACTTGAAAACCCTGATTTGAAATGGGAAACAACAACAGAAAAGAATTTAGGTCTTGATTTTGAAATTTTAAACAGAAGAGTTTCAGGATCGGTTGAAGTTTATGACAGAGTAGTTTCTGACTTGTTAACTTTAAAACCAATTAATAGTTATCAGGAAATCAACACCGTTTGGGCAAATATTGGAAGTACACAAAGTAAAGGTGTTGAGGTTACATTAACTACTAAAAACATTGATAGTCCAGATTTAAAATGGAATACGACTTTTACTTATTCACAATTTAGAACAAACTGGAAAGAACGTGCTCCAGACTGGAAACCTTCAGTTTATATGAATTATAATGATCCTGTTCGTGCACAATACAGCCAAATTGCAGATGGTGTTATGCAGATTGGAGAAGTGGTTCCGGCGCAGCCAGATTTATATCCGGGACAAATTAAAATTAAAGATCTTAACGGTTTTGTGAGAGATGCGAACGGAAATCCGGTAACGGATGAAAATGGAGTATTCTTAAGAACTGGTGCTCCAGACGGCAAAATTGACGAAGCTGATACTGTTTTATTGGGTTCATCAGATCCGGATTTTGTAGCAGGTTTAAGCAATACAATTATCTGGAAAAACTTTCAGTTAAACTTTCAGTTTAATGGAATGTTTGGAAGAAAAATTGTTGATCAGACTGATTTTGCTTATGGCGTAACTGCAGTAGGTGTGGCACAAAATGGTAGAAATGCCATAAGAAGTATTTATGACAGATGGACTCCGGATAATCCAACCAATACGCGTCCGGGTTCGCATTTTGGATATACACAATATGGTTCAGGAGATTTCTTCCTGCAAGACGCTTCATTTGTTCGTTTACAAAGTGTTTCACTTAGCTATAATTTTCCAAAAAAATGGTTTGGAAAATACATGCAGGGAGCAGCAATTAGACTTGACGGGCAAAACCTTTTTACCATTACAAAATATGATGGTATAGATCCTGAAACAGATGGATATGCAGCAGCTTATCCAAATGTAAAAACATACACAGTAGGTATTGATCTTAAGTTCTAA